Below is a genomic region from Astatotilapia calliptera chromosome 13, fAstCal1.2, whole genome shotgun sequence.
attgtttgtgtatttatacacaagcactcatatacattcaaataattaaaaaaaaaaaagttcattaacctgttactaccacacaccaaatccggtcgttagtacttgctggcttgtgtagcctctaagtaacaaaagctcaacactgcgcctagcattCTGGagcatttctgttgtgttttgtacgtgttttggagtttttacgtgcttctgagtttttatgtgttttggagcttttacgtgcttctgagtttttacgtgttttggagtttgtacgtgcttcagggtttgtacgtgttttgaagtttgtacatgctttgtctctaggggccaacgtaaatatacttttataaatatacttttttattacataaaatgtaataaataaatcatataatacaaaaaccaactagtcacagttcaacttttaactatttaaattttcagcccTTTCCtttcaaacaaatgtaaaatgaaacaacacaaaacactgcaaaccacaacacaattaaatataaattaaaatatgaaaacaaaaagaagatgcacattctctgtcatataggcctgcatgaataaaccttctgaatcctttatcatccgcaactgaaaatagttgtggatgactactatacctttctaatgtgagttgttgtccctggctttctttctctgtctctccctcaagctctgttcctgtgctactgtgtaactaccgcccctcccccctcttcccagcgcaaaaCACAAGGCTGGCATgtggagtgaagcggaaaaaaattccagagaggatgagagaaggaaaaaaaaaacatggctcgcgataaggagccgtcTCGCGTCATTCACGTCAAAGATTCGgatctaagagccatttcgttcgcgaccgacacatcactagtgtTTACAGGGAAGCGAAGATGGAGGAGTATCCCTCCAAACAGGTGCCCGAAAACCTCGACGATCCTCCCAACAGCCGACTGTTCGTGGTGACGAGTCGGTCCATCACTGAAGATGAGCTGCGGGAAAGCTTCTACGTGTTTGGGGACATTCAGGGGGTCTGGGTTGTCAAAGACAAGCAGACAAAGGAGTCCAAAGGCATTGCCTACATAAAGTTTGCCAAGTCTTCTCAGGCCTGCTTGGCCATGGAAGAAATGCACGGAAAAGTCCTGGTGGAAGGGACTAAACCTGTGAAGGTAATGTCAATGGTTAGGTCTCCAAAAAGATTATATTTTGTCTGCTTCAGTTCAGACGGTCGATTTATAATATGCGTATAGCTAGCAAGCTAAAGGGGCGTGATCGTTAGCTGCTTTCAGTTCACGGAACCTTAATTATCTACAATCTCACTCTTCTGTGCAAAATgctgtttaaattttaaatatttggaaCTGAGAAGACAAAACATGGAATATTTATTGGCGAGGGATAAATCTTATTCTTAACTTTACATAAGAAAATATCATAGTTGCGATTCTTCTTCGAAAATATACAATTAACGTGTATCGTCCGCTATTTTAATGCATaatttgtgtctctttgtttgCAAATGTTGGCTCTTCAGGTATTTATAGCCCAGTCACGGTCATCAACGAGACACAGAGATGTTGAGGATGAGGAGCTGACCAGGATTTTTGTCATGATCCCCAAATCCTTCTCAGAAGAGGACCTCAAAGAAACATTCAAAGTAatacttcttcttttgtggttctgcAGCTCTATGTTTGCCTGTGTTTTAATGTCAGTATTGTGTTTCctttatgaaaaatatttttgtgctcACCTACAGAGGTTTTGGCCATCTACCAAAGAACCTACACCAGGACTGTGATTAAAGTATTTTGCTCTAagctaaatatatttatatttgtctatCAAATGGCCTAAAAATGCATAAACTTCTGttaagtaagaacaaaaaacatgctTTAACTGTATACAGACCACTTATGCTTAGCGTATATAGTGTGTTCTTTTAGGCCATCTTAATTGAGGCTCTCTAGAACTCACTGACACCCCTAAATGCTCATTTAgattctttctgttttctgttttgcaggAGTATGGGGATATTGAGTATTGTGTGATCATCAAAAACAAGTTTACAGGAGAAAGTAAAGGCCTCGGCTACGTAAGGTACTACAAACCCTCCCAAGCTGCCCTCGCCATAGAGAACTGCGACAAAGGTAGGTCTGCCAAACTCATTTACTTGTTCATTAATCCTGGTAGAAGCAGCTGTATGAAcatcaaatatacagaatgGTTGGTGAACGGTTACAGCTGTGGTGACTTCTCACTTCTGTTAACACTTAGTAAAGGTTATGTTTATGATTTAAAACTGTGGAAATGATGTTATTAGCCTACAGGGCCATTCTGGCTGAGCCTCGAAGCAAATCGACAGCAACAGAAGATTACAGctctggaggagcagcagccagAAATGATTATGCTGGCGGCTCTGAATCCATGAACCAGTACACGTTGGGTACGAGTTTCTTTGTCATCAGAATTTACTACCACAGGAAGGAAAGGGTAAAGGTCTTAGTATTATCCTCTGTCTTGGTACTGACCCTGGTGTCCTTCTTCTCTGTATAGGCGACCCTGGGAACTACACAGTCATAGATTACCGCCACGGTGATTTCACACGCTGTCTCATTGTGTCCACGCGCATTGCACTCAATCAAGAGcagattttttctctttttgacaTTATACCTGGCATGGAGTACTGCGAGCTGCAGAGGGATGCCTATGGAATGAACAAAGGTTAACagttcaatgttatttatataccTCCAACATGTTACACCAGTCAGAATCTGTTGCattgaggagaaaaaaacccctTTTAACACGAACCATCTGCAGAATGAGGCTCAGGGACGGTAACTGTCCAACTTCACCTGTTGGGCCAAGGAATCACTAAACACTGAGCAGATTGTTGGGAACAGTAACCTCAAAGTAAGCTCTTACAGAACATAGAGCCACCAATGTTATCAATTTAATCCTCTACAGATGTGACAAGATTTTAATCATGAATGTTTTCTTAGTGTGACAGAGTGACTAAAAATATTGTATTTGTGATTATATGAGATGGCTAAAAGGAGCAAACCCTCACATTTGAAAAACTGGATGGAGCTGATGGTTATTTTACACACTACATCAGCTTTACTCTAGTTTGCAGTATCGGTTCTCTGTGGATGTTGATGTGGTCCATTCTATTTTGATGACTGTAAAATATTCCACTCTGACCTTTTCTTTGCTGTGTGTCACCTGCCTCCAGGCCATGCTTTGATTCGCTACAGCAATCTTGGGTCAGCACTTTATGCCAGAGAAAAGCTAAATGGCTTTGAATATCCACCTGGAAACAGACTGGTTGTAAATTTTGTTGACGACGGCGAGGACCGCGGCAGGTATACACACAATGCACACATAACTACACAACAGTATATGTTTAACTTTGAGCCTGCAGAAGGGTCACAAATTACTGGAGCCTCAGAGAAGAAAAACCCTTTAAAGTTAATATATCCATAAATTAAAAGATAGGAACGAAAATGCCACTGATAATTAACTGCGACCTTGTCTGCATGCCTTCTTggccacattttatttgttgttaaatATTCACAGGTGAAAGTTGTCCCCTGTGGGTTGTAGTGACCGGGCAGTGTTTTTTCAGAGTGCCGTGACTGCCTTTTTAAATATTACGTGATCTCAAAGCTGTTAGCGATACACACTCGCATTATTCATGAACTTCACACTCTCTCTAGTAAAAGACATCAGAAGAACAGGCAGAAGACGATCCTGAACAATATGGATCTAGTTAACTTGGCCAGGATATTAAATTTGGTGCTTGTGGACTATATAGTGACAGTGAACTGGGGCTGAGATGCACAGCTGTCATTCCCCCTGCTGTTTCTCAATATGCTATGCCTCAGCATCTCTAACTATGCAATGTAGGACCAGTGTTTCCTTTCCTGTTCAAGTTGGCTTGAACATGAAAATTACACATCAGTAGAATACAGCGCAACACAGGAAGAAGCACAAAAAGCCATCAGAGATTAAAGTAGCATGCACTACTACACAGTACACAGTGTTTTAAACACTCTTCTTCTAAACACCTTCTGTCtttaacatcacaaacatgaaaaagagTCGCTCTCATTATAGTTGCTGCACAGAGTTTTAACACTGCCCCCTTGTGATTATATTTAGCTATAACATGTAGACGAAGCCCTACAAGCGACCAGTGCACCTCTGTGCTGGGTGCTTGAGGCAGACTTAATTTTCCCATCGTGTCCACAGCTGGAAACAGCCTGTATGTTTGCTGTTGTGTGTAGTCCTGTAGGTCGGATGGCCATGCAGTTTGTTGCAGCACAGATGATGTCAGCGGTCTGGAACGGACCATCCAGCAGCCAAGTGATGAAACCTGTGAGTCATTAATTCAACATCTGATTTACAAAATTGTGTCAGGTCATCGTCTTGTTACTctgcacattttatttacatttcagatGGTTTTTTTTAGCAATGATAATAAGAAAATTTCTAAAAAAGCTATATTTTAATTCTTATTAGCTGatcttttaaaaatctgtgcTCACATAAAGATTAAAAGTAGTTCAACAGATCAAACCTAGAATCTCCTTTTCTGAGGGATATGCAGTGTGTGAACAGTATGTGACATTTAAATTACTGATCCTGTGTTCTCTGTGTTGGTATGTACCAGGGCTTCTCTGTTGTCTCGTCAGTTTCTCGAATTCAGACCGACGCCAACCTGCCGTCGCTGAAGAAGCTTGCTCCGCCTGAGAGCAAAACCAAGGAGCGGCTGTTTGTCGTGTTCAGCCCCTCCCCGCTGCCCCCCGATGTGTTGGAGGATGTTTTTTGGTAAGTGCCCTGTGGTCTGACTCAATcactaaaagtaaaaaacaaacaaaacaaaaaaaaccagtgCATTACCGGGACGGTTAAAGGTCTGCTTGATCACGACTCTTGGCTCAATCAGTGCAAACTGCTGTGGATGATAACATCAGGCTAAGTGCTCTTAAATAACAGAGTAAAGCTGCTATTAAACCAAACAGACAGAATTAGCAAATGTTCCTGCTTTACAATTAAATGTTATTTGTTCGTCTGTGCCtccctgtgtctgtctgtctagtcGCTTTGGCTCCCTCATTGAAGTCCACTTGGTTCCAGGGAGGAAAGTTGGATACATGAAGTATGCAGATAAACAGGTAAAGCTCAGATTGAGGATAAACTTGTGGGTTTTATTAATGAAGGAATAGAATGTAAGTAAACTTCAAACTCTTCTTCATCACTGTGTTCATCTCTGTCAGTGTGCGGACGAGGCCATGGCAGCGCTCCACGGACGCGTCGTTAACGGGGTAAAGATGAAGGTGATGCTGGCTGATCCTCCCAGAGAGGAATCTCATAAACGTCCTCGTACCTACTGAAGCCTACATGACACGAACCAGTGGTAAGTGTGCAGTCTTCTACTGCAGGCTCACCAGTATGTGCAATTGGAAGTattttggaaacaaaatatatacACTGTACACGTAATTTgtctgtttacatgtttgtttaagAAAATATCAGACACACTGCCAACGAGAAtaatttcttatatttttgaTTAGGAATTCTGATTTATTTAATCcaacacacgtgtgtgtgtgtgtgtgtgtgtgtgtgtgtgtgctctagTGTCAGATGCTTCGGGTATATGTGTTGACTGACCACAAAGTAAAGACGCTCTTAACAAACGTCGACAAAAGATCAAAAATGAAGCATATAAACACAATAAGTACAAAAAGGGAAAGGATCAGGGACAGTGTGAGGTGACGGCTTGAAGTAATCTGGGAGTTCAAATCTCAGCTGCGTAATAGTGGGAAACAAGCGTAACTCTTGGCTTTCTACATCACCTGTCAGGGTCTGTTCAGCGACAAGAAAGGCTCAGTGTGTAGGCAGGCTAACCAACTACAAAGGACCAGTGCTACTTCATCAGTTCACAAGGAAGAAAGTTCTGCAGTGCTGCGATGTCTGATCCAACAGGTGGTATCATGGAGGCAGGTAGACGTGCAAAAAGAAAACGTTAGGAAGCACTACACAGACAACAAAGtatttatgaaataaaacactAGGAAACACCAACTTTCTGGATTTTTCCTGATATATTAGCAATGTCACAGCATGTGTTGTACATAAGTGTTCTTGCAATACTAAGTCTGGTcagtaaagcaaaaaaacacagaTCAGAGTCTTCAAATTGTGTTGAAGGCTTTCAAAGCCTGATTATAAGCTAAAAGAATTCAAAGTAGTAAAAGAGTATTTATTAATCATATCATTAGAAAGTTCTATCATTATACATCAAGCTTTGCACCCCTACTCTGCTTCCATTGCAGGTTATTAGTTTAGAATATTTAACCTCGATGTTACCCACAGCGAAGGCCCTTTATGATTTATTTGCAACTTAAACTGTGTGAGAGCTCCTTCACGTCACCCACCTGTGCACTCCTGTGAAGCTCTCTCCTCATGAGTCACAAAAGCGACACTCTAACAAGATGTCAAGAAGTTTCTGATGACAGTCGTTTCTCTTCCTGTGAATAACACTGCAGCTTCTTGTTCCCCAGGCGACTGTTGCCATGACACAATGACACCTGACCTGACAGACCGATATCAAGACCTTCTCCCGACCTCTGACACGACCTTTGACACCTGTCTGACCTTACTCCCGGTCAGTGACCTTGCAGCGACTCACTGATAGGACGCTCCAGTGTTATAACACTAATAAACTGAAGTCTTAATCGTAAACAGTCTGTGAATAGCAATTGTGTAGTTTGTGGTCAGTGTCATACTTTCGTGCTTTCTAAGTGCAAAATGTCAGCCTCGACACTGCTCTTTGATTTAACAGATTATTTAAGAAACGCTGACGTGAGAAGTCTCATGGTTCGAGCAGTGTGCAGCATTTTACTTTATGAAAATCTGCAGGCAGGAGGCTGCAGTTTACTGATAAGCTGTGAAAAACAGGCTTTATAAAGCTGGATGTGGACAGTTTGTAGTTCACATCTGGTCCTCCTTATTTGTCTGATGGTACGCTCTGTAGCCTGTGCAGGTCTCGGTTAAAAGGTGGTGATTTGAATGActgtgaaacctttttttttttgtcaataaaaATATAGTTGAACACATTGTCtgtctcatttcttcttttacaACATATTAACTGAACagctaataaaaaataaattataaaaccaTCATTTCTCCTGTTATGCTAAGAAGCTTGCTAAATTAAAAGGTCATGCATTCagtttgtagtttttaaaaaaatatgtgatgATGACCCAGAGACCATCTGGATACCGGGTCTTCATTTCCTTCTGTTGTACTTGTCTTTGTCCTGCAGTGTCCCTCTGATGCTCTAAAGGGGGAAGCCCTGTTTGACTTGGCTATTCACCCATGTGCATATATCTGACACTAAAAACCTGGGTGGATTTTTACTTAGGTTGCATTTTCAGAAATACATGTTTTCTTAATTAGCGCTTTATCTAGTCTCCTGTTCTGGCTTAAGAGCAATCTTGGATTTCAACATATAGATATTATAAATAACTGAGTGGGTTTGGCATAAAGTATAACCCTG
It encodes:
- the LOC113035253 gene encoding RNA-binding protein 45-like isoform X1, which produces MEEYPSKQVPENLDDPPNSRLFVVTSRSITEDELRESFYVFGDIQGVWVVKDKQTKESKGIAYIKFAKSSQACLAMEEMHGKVLVEGTKPVKVFIAQSRSSTRHRDVEDEELTRIFVMIPKSFSEEDLKETFKEYGDIEYCVIIKNKFTGESKGLGYVRYYKPSQAALAIENCDKAYRAILAEPRSKSTATEDYSSGGAAARNDYAGGSESMNQYTLGDPGNYTVIDYRHGDFTRCLIVSTRIALNQEQIFSLFDIIPGMEYCELQRDAYGMNKGHALIRYSNLGSALYAREKLNGFEYPPGNRLVVNFVDDGEDRGSPVGRMAMQFVAAQMMSAVWNGPSSSQVMKPGFSVVSSVSRIQTDANLPSLKKLAPPESKTKERLFVVFSPSPLPPDVLEDVFCRFGSLIEVHLVPGRKVGYMKYADKQCADEAMAALHGRVVNGVKMKVMLADPPREESHKRPRTY
- the LOC113035253 gene encoding RNA-binding protein 45-like isoform X2; its protein translation is MEEYPSKQVPENLDDPPNSRLFVVTSRSITEDELRESFYVFGDIQGVWVVKDKQTKESKGIAYIKFAKSSQACLAMEEMHGKVLVEGTKPVKVFIAQSRSSTRHRDVEDEELTRIFVMIPKSFSEEDLKETFKEYGDIEYCVIIKNKFTGESKGLGYVRYYKPSQAALAIENCDKAYRAILAEPRSKSTATEDYSSGGAAARNDYAGGSESMNQYTLGDPGNYTVIDYRHGHALIRYSNLGSALYAREKLNGFEYPPGNRLVVNFVDDGEDRGSPVGRMAMQFVAAQMMSAVWNGPSSSQVMKPGFSVVSSVSRIQTDANLPSLKKLAPPESKTKERLFVVFSPSPLPPDVLEDVFCRFGSLIEVHLVPGRKVGYMKYADKQCADEAMAALHGRVVNGVKMKVMLADPPREESHKRPRTY